GTGTACGGCGGACAGGCCATTGGTCCCCAATTGCATGCACTGAAACGGGGAGTGGATGTGGTCGTCGCCACGCCGGGTCGGGCATTGGATCATGTCCGTCGAGGCACACTGAAGCTGCACGACGTAAGAATCGTCGTTCTGGATGAAGCGGACGAAATGCTCGATATGGGGTTTGCGGACGATCTGGACGCGATCCTGACCGAAACGCCTAAGACCAAGCAGACCGCCTTGTTCTCAGCGACGATGCCTGCTCGGATTCGCTCGATCGCCCACCGACATCTCCATAACCCCGTCGAAATCACGATCGCGAAAGAACCGGTCAAAGCCGGCACGGCCCCCCGCGTTCAGCAAACGGCCTATATCGTGGCGAGACCGTATCGAGCGGCCGCGCTCGCCCGCGTGATCGACGTGGTGGGGGCCAAATCGGCATTGGTCTTTTGCCGAACCAGGCTGGAGGTGGATGAGGTGACGGAGATGTTGACCGGACGCGGCCATCGAGCCGAGGCGATACACGGCGGCATGAGCCAGGGACAGCGCGACCGCGTCATGCAAAGCTTCAAGGGGGGACAAACCGAGTTACTGGTCGCCACCGATGTCGCCGCGCGCGGCCTGGATATACCCCAAGTATCACACGTGATCAACTACGACCTTCCCTCCTCGGCGGAAATCTATGTCCATCGGATTGGACGGACCGGTCGGGCCGGTCGGGAAGGTGTCGCGATCACCATCCTGGATCCCCGTGAGCAGCGTCTTCTGCGGACCATTGAACAACACACCAAAGCACGGGTCGCCGTGCTGCCGATTCCGAACGTGACTGACCTTCGCGCCAAGCAGTTCGAACGCGTGCAAGCCTCGGTGGAACAGGTCTTACGCGAGGGCACGCCGGATACATTCAAGCACCTGATCGAGAAGTTTTCCGCCTATCCACCGGCAGAGGTCGCGGCGGCCGCGTTCAAGCTACTGATTCGCGCAGAAGGCGGCGAACGTCAAGAGCAGGACATTCCGGCCACGCCTCTCAGAC
The DNA window shown above is from Nitrospira sp. SG-bin1 and carries:
- a CDS encoding heavy metal transporter, which produces MKESHPSVSASPTATGFSPGFVSLGLEAPLLATLETLGYEEPTPIQREAIPLLLAGRDLLGQAATGTGKTAAFALPMLQRIGHAERARPSALVLVPTRELAIQVGDAVRRYGSELRVSVLPVYGGQAIGPQLHALKRGVDVVVATPGRALDHVRRGTLKLHDVRIVVLDEADEMLDMGFADDLDAILTETPKTKQTALFSATMPARIRSIAHRHLHNPVEITIAKEPVKAGTAPRVQQTAYIVARPYRAAALARVIDVVGAKSALVFCRTRLEVDEVTEMLTGRGHRAEAIHGGMSQGQRDRVMQSFKGGQTELLVATDVAARGLDIPQVSHVINYDLPSSAEIYVHRIGRTGRAGREGVAITILDPREQRLLRTIEQHTKARVAVLPIPNVTDLRAKQFERVQASVEQVLREGTPDTFKHLIEKFSAYPPAEVAAAAFKLLIRAEGGERQEQDIPATPLRPPESRRPMQDIRPGSGRFHGGAGTQRPSSGRTQQGGRAGAMTRVYVGVGREAGIRPGDLVGAIANEARINSNVIGAIEIESRFSIVDVPASMASGIIEVLGRARIKGRRVPVRLFRD